In Bacillota bacterium, the DNA window CTAACTTCCTCAATCACTGTGAATACAATCACCCCGAGATCGTGGCCGGAAGGATTCTGGAAGAAGCCATGCTCCGCTGCGAGATTGAAGACAAACATGACGACATGACGGTGATAGCCTGCCGTATAATCCCCCTGAATCGGCAGGTGGCCAGGAAAGGAAGCGGCTTCAAAAAGGAAAAAGTGGGGATTATATAAGCATACAAAAATATAAAGAAGGAATTTCGCTTGACTCTAATTAAATTAATAAGCAATCTCTGCCAGTGATTGCTTATTTTTTTTTCATGCAAGGGGAATATAGATTTTGATGGTCAAGGACAAAGTGCGTGAATTAATCGAATATGCCAACCTTTTTCAAACAGGGGACAGGGTTCTGGTAGGCGTTTCCGGCGGTCCCGATTCCATGTGCCTGCTTCATGTTCTGCTTCGGCTCCGTTCGGAACTGGGTATCAGGTTGTTTGTTGCCCACCTGGATCATGGACTTCGTCCGGAGGCCTCCCGGGAATTTGTGTTTGTCCGTTCGATTTCCCGCAAATGGGGGCTTCCTTTCTATGGTTCCCGGGTCGATACCGCATTGTACCGGCAGGAGAAAGGTTTGTCTGTCCAGGCCGCGGCAAGGCTTTGCCGCTATACATTCTTTGAAAAGGCGGCTTCTTTTTTTGAAGTCAACAGGATTGCCACCGCCCATCATCGTGATGACCAGGTGGAGACGGTCCTGATGAATATCATCAAGGGAACCGGATTGGATGGCCTGGCCGGTATCAAGGCCATCCGCCCCTGGAGGGGTATTGTTCTGGTGCGTCCCCTGCTGGAAATAAGCAAGGACGAGATCCTGGATTACTGTGAAGAAAATGGAATAGATCATGTCAGTGACCCCAGCAACCTGGAGCCTTTGTACTTGCGAAACAAGATCCGGCTTGAACTTGTTCCTGTTCTGACCCGAGAATACAATCCAAGGGTGGGCGAGGCTATTTTTCGCCTTTCTGTCCTTGCCGGGGAAGAGGGGGCATATCTGCAACGGAGAGCCATACATCTGTGCGAAAAATATACCCGGGCACGGGAGCGGGAAACAGTTGTAATCGATGCATCGGAGGTTCGGAAATTGCATCCCGCTCTCAGGAGACGGGTTTTGAGAGTTGCCTGGGCGGGAATAAGCCGAGGTGTTGGCTTCTACCCGGAAAGCAAACATATCGAAGCTCTCGAGCAGCTGCTACTTGATTCCCGGCCGGGGAAAGAAACACAGCTTCCCGGTCACGGAAGGGCTTACATTTCAAAGTTGGGATTGGTGATAACCAGAAAGCCCCGGAAGAAAAAAATGGCCGCGAAGACGGTTGTTCTGAACGTGCCAGGCGACACTTCCATTCCCGGTGGCGGGGGGGTTTTCACGACAACGATTGCAGATCCCCGGGGATTGAGGTGGCCCCCCGACAGCAGCAAGGAAGCTTACCTGGATTATGACAAGCTTCGCTTGCCCCTTGTCGTTACTTTTCGTTGGGCAGGGGCACGTTTCCGGCCCCTGGGTATGGATGGCAAGCAAAAAAAACTGAAAGATCATCTGATCGATCGCAAAGTGCCCCGGCAGGAGCGGGACTGCCTGCCCCTGGTAGTCTGCGGAACTGATATCGTTTGGGTGACAGGGTTGGATATTGCTCATCCTTTCCGGGTTACAGCGGAAACCCGGCGGGCGCTGACAATAAAGTTCAAACCTGATCGGAAGATTGGAAGGATGAAAATTGCCAGGTAAAGAAAACATACTTATCGGGCGGACAGAAATCAACACCAGGGTTCGGGAGATAGCCCGGGCTATAGATGAAGATTACCGGGGAAAAGAAATATTGTTTGTTGGAGTGCTGAAAGGTGCGGTGGTTTTTCTTGCCGATCTGATCAGGTATATCCAAACTCCCTCGGAAATAGATTTTATCGCCGTGTCCAGCTATGGGGCCTCGACAAAATCTTCGGGGGTGGTACGGATTATCAAGGATCTGGACAGGAGCATCGAGGGCAGGGAAGTCATCATTGTGGAAGACATAATTGATACCGGCCTTACACTGAAGTTCATCGCTGACAATTTCAGGCAGCGCAGACCCCTTTCGATCAAAATCGTGGCGTTCCTGGACAAGCCTGCAAGGCGCCTTATCGACATCGAGGCGGATTACCGGGGTTTCGTCATTCCGGATCATTTCGTGGTTGGTTATGGCCTCGATTACAACGAAAAATATCGTCATCTGCCTGATATCTATTTTATCTAGCGGGGAAACGTTTTCCGGGGGCTTGATGGTGATTGAATTTCTGTATTGCAATCAGCGCATGTCCTGTGTGGAGCTCCCGGCCCGGAAAAGTTTGTTGACGGGATCTGCCGGTTTCAAAAAGGCCACGATCCAACATGATGGAAAAGGGGTATAAAAGTTTGCATGGCGGTGTTTATATGTTAGAATAAAACAGATTTTAAATATCCAGGATGCACACATTGAGGAGGACATTATTTGAATCCATTCATGCGCCACGCCACATTTTATCTTCTTATCGCCATTGTGGTTATAGCCCTGATAAGCTATTTCCAGGGCCGTGAAGAAATACCGCGTGTAGATTACATTCCCAATTTTATCGACATGGTCGAAAAACAGGAGATCAGGAAGGTTGTCCTCGAGGGGATGGATATCAAGGCAGAGCTTAGAAAAGAAACCGAAATTGATGGCAAGGTGGTAAAAAAAATAAAAACCACCAAACCTGACGATGACAATCTGACCGAGCGGCTCGAGGCAAAAAATATCCAGTTTGAAGCTCGTGAAGTTAGCACTCCCTGGTGGAGCGCCTTGACCTACATGATTCCCTTCGTACTTCTGATCGGACTTTTCTTTTTCTTCATGCAACAGACCCAGGGTGGCGGCAGCCGGGTCATGAATTTCGGCAAGAGCAAGGCCAGGTTGCATGATCCTGACCGTACCAGGGTTACTTTCAATGATGTTGCCGGAGCTGACGAGGAAAAAGCCGAGCTTGAAGAGATTGTGGGATTCCTGAAGGACCCGAAGAAATATATCTCTATCGGGGCAAGGATACCCAAAGGGGTTTTGTTGGTTGGCCCACCTGGAACGGGGAAGACGCTTCTGGCACGTGCTGTTGCCGGTGAAGCCGATGTCCCTTTTTTCAGTATCAGCGGTTCTGATTTTGTGGAGATGTTCGTCGGTGTGGGGGCATCAAGGGTTCGAGATCTTTTCGAAAACGCACGAAAGAATTTCCCATGCATCGTCTTTATTGACGAGATCGATGCTGTCGGCAGGCAGAGGGGTGCGGGCCTGGGGGGTGGGCATGACGAAAGGGAGCAGACCCTCAACCAGCTCCTCGTGGAAATGGATGGTTTTGATGTCAATGAAGGTATTATCATTCTTGCCGCTACCAACCGCCCCGACATTCTGGATCCGGCCCTGTTGCGCCCCGGCCGTTTTGATCGGCAAGTGACCGTCAATTATCCCGATGTCAGGGGTCGTGAAGGGATATTGAAGGTTCACAGCCGAAAAAAACCCCTGGATGAGACGGTGGACTTGAAAGTTATTGCCCGCCGTACTCCTGGTTTTACCGGGGCTGATCTTGAAAATGTCATGAACGAGGCGGCGCTGCTTACGGCGCGAAGCAACAAACAGTATATCGGCATGGAAGAAATCGAAGCGGCAATTGACCGGGTGGTAGCGGGAACAGAGAAAAAAAGCCGGGTTATCAGCGATTTTGAAAAAAAGCTGGTTGCTTTCCATGAGAGCGGGCATGCACTGGTTGGTTATCTTCTTCCCAACACGGACCCGGTACACAAAGTTTCCATTATACCCCGTGGCCGTGCCGGTGGGTTTACGCTGATGCTTCCGGAGGAAGACAGGTATTATATGACCCGTTCGGAACTTCTGGATCGTGTCAGTACTCTCCTGGCGGGAAGGGTGGCCGAGGAAGTGGTGTTGAACGAGGTCAGTACCGGAGCGCAAAATGATCTGGAACGGGCCACATCCATCGTACGTCAGATGATCATGGAATACGGTATGAGCGATAAACTGGGCCCCATTACCCTGGGCAAGAAAAATGATCAGGTGTTTCTGGGAAGGGATTTTGCCCATGATCGAAACTTCAGTGAAGATATTGCCAAAGCGATTGACAAGGAAATACGCTTGACCGTTGACCGTTGCTACCATCGTGCCCGGGAGATCATCGAAGAGAACCGGGACAAACTGGACGAACTGGCAGCAGCGTTGATCGAAAAAGAAACGCTGGATTCTGACGAGATTGCCGCCATCATAGAGGGAAAGACCATCGAGGAGATAGAGGTGGAAAGAAAAGCAAGGGAAAAAGACAATTTTCAGAATGTCAAGAGCTCCTTCAGAAATATCTCCGGGGGAATCGGGCAGGATCATCCCCTCGAAAATACGGAACACACCGAAGACACGATTTCCCCGTCGTTTGATCCCGATGATTGATCCACAATTCATCACCGCTTTCTTTTTTGCATGGTTTTTGCTGCCCGGGACAGAGGGTTTTTTTGTTTTGGGATGCCAGCAATATGCAACAAAATATCAAAAGTATCTTGTTTATTAGCAGGAATATTAATAATTATGAAGAAATTAGAATTATGAATCAATATTGCCCACATTTGGTATGAAATCTTAATAAATATGGGATAAAGACCTGAAGGGAGGCGTTTGGAAAGGCAAGCAAGGCAAAGTAAAGGCGACATCTTGCAAAGATCAAAAATCGGAAAAATTTGTTCTTAATAAAGGAGGAAATTAAATGACACTTGATCCTACCAAATATGCTGACTGGGAAATTGCCGAGGAAGCAGAATCAAGGATGAAGACAGTTTACCAGCTGGCAGAAGAGATGGAGTTGGAAAAGGAAGAATTGCTTCCACATGGTCACTACGTGGCCAAGATAGATTTCAAAAAGGTTCTTGATCGATTGGCGGATCGGCCCGACGGCAAATACATAGATGTTACTGCCATCACCCCGACTCCCCTTGGCGAAGGAAAATCCACTTCCACAATGGGGTTGACTCAAGGAATGGGTAGGCGGGGGAAGTCGGCCATCGCTACCATTCGCCAGCCTTCGGGCGGGCCAACCATGAATGTAAAAGGGTCTGCTGCCGGTGGAGGCCTCGCCCAGTGTATCCCACTGACTCCTTTTTCCCTAGGTTTGACCGGGGATATCAACGCAATCATGAACGCTCACAACCTGGCCATGGTGGCCCTTACATCACGAATTCAGCATGAATTCAATTCTACGGATGCATTTCTGGAACGTAGCAATTTGAAAAGATTGAACATTGACCCGCGCAATGTGGAAATGAAGTGGATCATAGATTTTTGCGCCCAGGCTCTGCGCAACATCAATATCGGCCTTGGAACCAGGCGGGATGGATTCATGATGAATTCGGGCTTTGCCATCGCTGTTTCCTCCGAAGTCATGGCTATCCTTTCGGTGGCCCGGGACTTGAAAGATATGCGGGAACGCATGGGTAAAATCGTGGTAGCTTACGACAAACGTGGGAATCCGGTTACCACGGGGGATCTCGAGGTTGACGGGGCAATGACTGCCTGGATGGTCGAGGCTCTCAACCCCAATCTACTGCAGACGCTCGAAGGGCAGCCGACATTTGTTCACGCCGGCCCCTTTGCCAACATTGCTATCGGGCAGTCCTCGATCATCGCGGACCGCGTTGCCCTCAAGCTGAGTGACTATGTCATTACGGAATCAGGATTTGCTGCCGATATCGGGTTCGAGAAGTTCTGGAACTTGAAATGCCGCATGTCGGGGCTGAAGCCCAACTGTGCCGTCGTTGTGGCTACCATACGTGCGCTCAAAGCTCACGGTGGTGCCCCTCTGCCACTTCCGGGCCAGCCGTTGGATCAAGCATATCTTACGGAACAACTGGAGTGGGTTGAGAAGGGTTGCGAAAACCTGATTCACCATGTCCGTACCATCAAGAAAGCGGGAATCAATCCGGTGGTCTGCATCAACGCATTCCATACCGACACCAAAAATGAGATCAATCTGGTGCGCCGTATCGCGGAGGAAGCCGGAGCCAGGGTAGCTCTTTCTGAGCACTGGCAGTACGGGGGGGAAGGTGCCCTCGAGTTTGCCGATGCCGTTGTTGATGCCTGCAATGAGCCCAACGACTTCAAGTTTCTGTATGAACTGGATACGCCGCTTCGCAAGCGCATTGAACTTATTGCTACCGAGGTTTATGGCGCCGATGGTGTTGAATACTCTGCTGAAGCGCTGGAGAAAGCAAAGCGGATGGAGAAAGACCCCGAAATTCAGAAATTGGGCACTTGCATGGTCAAAACTCACCTGAGCCTGACCGATAACCCGATGTTGAAAGGTGTGCCCAAGGGCTGGAAACTCTATGTGCGAGATATCCTCACCTATGGCGGGGCGGGATTCGTGGTTCCCGTGGCGGGAACGATCTCGCTGATGCCTGGAACGGCAGCCAATCCAGCCTATCGCCGTGTGGATGTCGATGTTGATACAGGCAAGGTAAAAGGTTTGTTCTAAAACCTGTTCAAAAATAAACAAACAGTTATGGAGGACGCTAAGGGCCGGGATGCGAATCGGCAGTAGCGTCCTTCTGCTTTTGGGGGGTTGAAAATGCCGTTGATAATTGATGATCGTGATCCATTTGTATATGTCCTGGCCGACCTTTTTTTACAACGAGGTTGTAACGATATCCGGCTCCTGTGTTTCGATGATATCAGCATGGAAGAAATAGCCGGGTTGGCGCCCCGGGCAATGGTGATCTCTTCGGATCGGGGATGTCCGGGGGAAGACAGGAATGTGGTTGCATTGGCCGGGGGGGTAGCCGGATCGATTCCATTGCTGGGTATCGGTTCCGGGTACCTGGCACTGGTTGAATCTTTTGGGGGAAAGGTCAGGCAGGCGGATGTCCCCCGGCATGGAAAGACAGCGGAGGTCTACCATCACGGGGAGGGGCTCTTTGCAGGGGTACCCCTGCCCTTTGAAGCAGCATGTTATCATTCTTTGGTCGCAGATTCTCGCACCATGCCTTCGGATCTGGAGGTCACGGCTTTCAGTGGCGAAGGAGAAATGATGGCTCTGAAATACCGCCATGGGCCGGTCTACGGT includes these proteins:
- the hpt gene encoding hypoxanthine phosphoribosyltransferase — encoded protein: MPGKENILIGRTEINTRVREIARAIDEDYRGKEILFVGVLKGAVVFLADLIRYIQTPSEIDFIAVSSYGASTKSSGVVRIIKDLDRSIEGREVIIVEDIIDTGLTLKFIADNFRQRRPLSIKIVAFLDKPARRLIDIEADYRGFVIPDHFVVGYGLDYNEKYRHLPDIYFI
- a CDS encoding ATP-dependent metallopeptidase FtsH/Yme1/Tma family protein, with the protein product MNPFMRHATFYLLIAIVVIALISYFQGREEIPRVDYIPNFIDMVEKQEIRKVVLEGMDIKAELRKETEIDGKVVKKIKTTKPDDDNLTERLEAKNIQFEAREVSTPWWSALTYMIPFVLLIGLFFFFMQQTQGGGSRVMNFGKSKARLHDPDRTRVTFNDVAGADEEKAELEEIVGFLKDPKKYISIGARIPKGVLLVGPPGTGKTLLARAVAGEADVPFFSISGSDFVEMFVGVGASRVRDLFENARKNFPCIVFIDEIDAVGRQRGAGLGGGHDEREQTLNQLLVEMDGFDVNEGIIILAATNRPDILDPALLRPGRFDRQVTVNYPDVRGREGILKVHSRKKPLDETVDLKVIARRTPGFTGADLENVMNEAALLTARSNKQYIGMEEIEAAIDRVVAGTEKKSRVISDFEKKLVAFHESGHALVGYLLPNTDPVHKVSIIPRGRAGGFTLMLPEEDRYYMTRSELLDRVSTLLAGRVAEEVVLNEVSTGAQNDLERATSIVRQMIMEYGMSDKLGPITLGKKNDQVFLGRDFAHDRNFSEDIAKAIDKEIRLTVDRCYHRAREIIEENRDKLDELAAALIEKETLDSDEIAAIIEGKTIEEIEVERKAREKDNFQNVKSSFRNISGGIGQDHPLENTEHTEDTISPSFDPDD
- a CDS encoding formate--tetrahydrofolate ligase — encoded protein: MTLDPTKYADWEIAEEAESRMKTVYQLAEEMELEKEELLPHGHYVAKIDFKKVLDRLADRPDGKYIDVTAITPTPLGEGKSTSTMGLTQGMGRRGKSAIATIRQPSGGPTMNVKGSAAGGGLAQCIPLTPFSLGLTGDINAIMNAHNLAMVALTSRIQHEFNSTDAFLERSNLKRLNIDPRNVEMKWIIDFCAQALRNINIGLGTRRDGFMMNSGFAIAVSSEVMAILSVARDLKDMRERMGKIVVAYDKRGNPVTTGDLEVDGAMTAWMVEALNPNLLQTLEGQPTFVHAGPFANIAIGQSSIIADRVALKLSDYVITESGFAADIGFEKFWNLKCRMSGLKPNCAVVVATIRALKAHGGAPLPLPGQPLDQAYLTEQLEWVEKGCENLIHHVRTIKKAGINPVVCINAFHTDTKNEINLVRRIAEEAGARVALSEHWQYGGEGALEFADAVVDACNEPNDFKFLYELDTPLRKRIELIATEVYGADGVEYSAEALEKAKRMEKDPEIQKLGTCMVKTHLSLTDNPMLKGVPKGWKLYVRDILTYGGAGFVVPVAGTISLMPGTAANPAYRRVDVDVDTGKVKGLF
- the tilS gene encoding tRNA lysidine(34) synthetase TilS; translated protein: MVKDKVRELIEYANLFQTGDRVLVGVSGGPDSMCLLHVLLRLRSELGIRLFVAHLDHGLRPEASREFVFVRSISRKWGLPFYGSRVDTALYRQEKGLSVQAAARLCRYTFFEKAASFFEVNRIATAHHRDDQVETVLMNIIKGTGLDGLAGIKAIRPWRGIVLVRPLLEISKDEILDYCEENGIDHVSDPSNLEPLYLRNKIRLELVPVLTREYNPRVGEAIFRLSVLAGEEGAYLQRRAIHLCEKYTRARERETVVIDASEVRKLHPALRRRVLRVAWAGISRGVGFYPESKHIEALEQLLLDSRPGKETQLPGHGRAYISKLGLVITRKPRKKKMAAKTVVLNVPGDTSIPGGGGVFTTTIADPRGLRWPPDSSKEAYLDYDKLRLPLVVTFRWAGARFRPLGMDGKQKKLKDHLIDRKVPRQERDCLPLVVCGTDIVWVTGLDIAHPFRVTAETRRALTIKFKPDRKIGRMKIAR
- a CDS encoding C26 family cysteine hydrolase domain-containing family (Members of this family of hydrolases with an active site Cys residue belong to MEROPS family C26.), which produces MPLIIDDRDPFVYVLADLFLQRGCNDIRLLCFDDISMEEIAGLAPRAMVISSDRGCPGEDRNVVALAGGVAGSIPLLGIGSGYLALVESFGGKVRQADVPRHGKTAEVYHHGEGLFAGVPLPFEAACYHSLVADSRTMPSDLEVTAFSGEGEMMALKYRHGPVYGVQFHPASILTEYGQRILDNFISLAGECKCSGREGGMDDGTHR